The Rhopalosiphum maidis isolate BTI-1 chromosome 1, ASM367621v3, whole genome shotgun sequence genome has a segment encoding these proteins:
- the LOC113560955 gene encoding bromodomain-containing protein DDB_G0280777-like: MKFVSVCLVLMVAALRGGVLSVSTENNYNEQEVTLEDLSSISKRQTNFQNNNFNRPQIPQEYFEFTPQANYDGNLVPEQPQFEQQNAQQQVFLQGLPSDVFPPTTTTTKSPFTAEQIRLQEEYSRRTLVEQQTALLRSRQKFLAQPLQTQPSVIPEQQPLQPLQFIDQNGQIRQQNLGLQQQNFAPQQQDLVSQQQSVASVSNDEPFSYAQVQFGPVTKQAETVVSRPKGQRSVSRPRTNYAVEPATQQTIDYPAVAAANPVQVNSRLLQNVVYIQPNGQMYKAIEDTEQVVQIPRKNNYYQTVSAVTSGPTTSATSITPLTSSTTTADPVEEEQVIIIPRPKKLNQRPRHEGRKSSRVQQQTVRTEKPQQQQDQQPQQQQSSEVEPDNFLTSLLSRFQQTQPETTVATLPKSRGSTRPKSGNRSGTSKYLPDRNQLQLLQFPHELKALSTAELKVLQDTSAQIAAANDKSVGQKQLLQNTQVTGTEPPSPSPSSVQLNERFILGNRPVPMPVELSEQQRQFLAAQGIRHLYRVDYDQSGNELPLTYVLALDNRPKLAELRQKP; this comes from the exons ATGAAGTTCGTATCTGTGTGCCTAGTGTTGATGGTCGCCGCTCTTCGTGGAG gtGTATTATCAGTATCAacagaaaataattacaatgaaCAAGAAGTTACGTTAGAAGATTTATCGAGTATTTCTAAAAGGCAAAcaaatttccaaaataataatttcaaccgaccacaa attccgcaagaatattttgaatttacccCACAAGCAAATTATGATGGAAATTTAGTACCAGAACAACCACAATTCGAACAACAAAATGCGCAACAACAAGTTTTTCTACaagg attaccaTCTGATGTATTTCCCCCAACGACTACAACGACAAAATCGCCATTCACTGCTGAGCAAATTCGATTACAAGAAGAGTATTCGAGGAGGACACTAGTAGAACAGCAAACAGCGCTACTTAGATCTCGACAGAAGTTTTTAGCCCAACCACTTCAAACTCAACCTTCAGTGATCCCCGAACAACAGCCACTACAGCCACTGCAATTTATAGATCAAAATGGGCAAATACGCCAACAAAACTTAGGACTACAACAACAAAATTTTGCTCCTCAACAACAAGATTTAGTGTCGCAACAACAATCTGTTGCGTCTGTTTCAAATGATGAACCGTTTTCATACGCTCAAGTCCAATTTGGTCCAGTGACTAAACAAGCGGAAACAGTAGTCAGCCGACCAAAAGGTCAAAGATCTGTCTCGAGGCCCAGAACAAACTACGCAGTAGAACCTGCCACCCAACAAACAATAGACTACCCAGCAGTGGCTGCTGCAAATCCTGTACAGGTTAATAGTCGTCTACTTCAAAACGTGGTTTACATCCAGCCAAATGGTCAGATGTACAAAGCGATTGAAGATACCGAGCAAGTAGTACAGATTCCGcgaaagaataattattaccaaacGGTATCAGCGGTAACTTCCGGTCCCACAACCAGCGCCACGTCCATCACGCCTTTGACGTCGTCAACTACTACTGCGGATCCAGTTGAAGAAGagcaagttataataattcctCGGCCTAAAAAACTCAATCAAAGGCCTAGACACGAAGGCCGAAAATCGAGTAGAGTACAACAACAGACGGTGAGAACTGAAAAACCTCAGCAGCAACAAGACCAACAACCGCAACAACAACAGTCATCCGAAGTGGAACCGGACAATTTTCTCACGTCGCTCCTGTCTAGGTTTCAGCAGACACAACCAGAGACAACAGTCGCAACTTTGCCCAAGTCGAGAGGTAGCACGAGGCCAAAAAGCGGTAACCGTTCTGGTACATCCAAATATTTGCCAGACAGAAATCAATTGCAGCTATTGCAATTTCCACACGAACTCAAAGCATTAAGTACTGCCGAACTCAAAGTGTTGCAAGACACGAGCGCGCAGATTGCTGCTGCAAACGACAAGTCTGTTGGTCAAAAACAGCTTCTTCAAAACACTCAGGTTACTGGTACTGAACCACCTTCTCCATCGCCATCCTCTGTACAACTCAACGAACGATTTATACTCGGAAATAGACCAGTGCCCATGCCCGTCGAACTCAGTGAACAACAGCGTCAGTTCCTAGCAGCTCAAGGTATTCGTCACTTGTACCGAGTGGATTACGATCAATCCGGAAATGAGTTACCACTGACTTATGTATTAGCACTGGATAATCGGCCCAAACTAGCAGAGCTAAGACAGAAACCCTGA